Part of the Pseudomonadota bacterium genome is shown below.
GACCCGCGGATCGCTCCCCCGCGCCACCGTGACCCGCCCGCGATCGAAACGGATCGTCACGGCCATGCCGCCGGCCCGGACGGCGACGGCGCCCCGCAGCTTCTGCGCGAGCGCCGCGCCCCGCGGCTGCCCGAGGTTCGCCGCGATCACCTCGCCGAGCATCCGCCCGAGGAGGCCCATCTCGTCGCGGC
Proteins encoded:
- a CDS encoding SCP2 sterol-binding domain-containing protein encodes the protein RDEMGLLGRMLGEVIAANLGQPRGAALAQKLRGAVAVRAGGMAVTIRFDRGRVTVARGSDPRVTARVKGSLDALLQVALGRGAIKSFLAGEIGFGGNPFFLLKALPLLRVASAGERGRR